Part of the Thermodesulfobacteriota bacterium genome, GCTGCCGTCCACCGCCGCCACCAGGCCGGTGAGGGTGACCTGGCCGGCCGCCACCTCGCCGTGGGCGCCGATGGGCACCTGGCAGCCACCCTCCAGCCGGGCCAGGAAGGCCCGCTCCGCCCGGACCGCCACCGCCGTCTCCTCGTGGTTGAGGAAGCCGAGCCGGGACAAGAGCCAGTCATCCGCCCGCCGCAGCTCCAGGCCCAGGGCGCCCTGGCCGATGGCGGGCAGCATCTCGACCGGCGAGAAGAAGGCGGTGGCCCGGTCGATCATCCCCAGGCGCCGCAGCCCGGCCGCAGCCACCACCACCGCGTCAAAGGCGCCCTCGGCCAGCTTTCTCAGCCGGGTGTCCAGGTTGCCCCGCAGGTTTTCGACCGTAAGATCCGGCCGCAGATGCACGAGCTGGGCGCGGCGCCGCAGGCTGCTGGTGCCCACCCGGGCCCCGGCCGGCAGCTCGGCCAGGGACTGACAGCGGCTGGCCACAAAGACGTCCCGGGGGTCTTCCCGCTGGGTGACCACCCCCAGGTGCAGCTCGGCCGGCAGCACGGTGGGCACGTCCTTCATGCTGTGCACCGCCAGATCCACCTCGCCCCGGACAAGGGCGTCCTCGATCTCTTTGACAAACAGCCCCTTGCCGCCCACCATCGCCAGGGGAACGTCCTGGATCTTGTCCCCCTTGGTGACGATCTTGACCAGCTCCACGGTCAGGTCCGGGAACCGGGTCTCGATCTGGGCCTTGACCCAGCTGCTCTGGGTCCAGGCCAGAAGGCTGCCTCGGGTGCCGATGCGGATACGGGTGCTCATGGTTGCTCACCGGTGCGCGGCAGGCCGCGCAGGCTAGGAAACGTCACCGAATGCCGGCCCTGCCCGGCCAGCGGGCAGATCCGGCGCCTAGTGGCAGGAGTGGCAGGAGCCGCCGGCGCAGCCGCCGCACTTGCTGGCCCCGCTGGTCACCTCGCCGCCCGGCCCCTGGGAGCGGAAGGCGAAGGTGGACATCTGCTTGGCGAGATCCGAGCTGCCGCAGGCCGGGCATACCGGCCGCTCGCTGCCCAGAACCAGGGTCTCGAAGGGCTTCTTGCAGGCGTTGCAGACGAAATCGAACAGGGGCATGACGGTTGGCTTCTCCCAAAGCAAAGGACAAAGGACGCAGCAGGGCTCAGCCGGTGGCGGCAGGCCTTGCCGCCAGGGCTTCCAGCAGGGCGGCCACCAGGAGCGGCACCATGATCTCGTGATGGCCGGTGAGGTGAAAGCCCTGGCCGCCCTCTCTGGTCGGCCGATGGACCACGTTGGTCAGCGGCCGGTACTGGCGGATGAAATCCATGTTGACACAGGTGATCGCGGCCACCGGATGGCCCAGGTTGCGGGCTGCGGTGAGGGCCTTGAGGAAGACCTCCGGCAGCAGCACCGCCGAGCCGATATTGAGGTAGGCGCCGCCGTCCAGGCCGGCCACCAGGCCGGCAAAGACCCGGAAGTCGTGCAGGCTGGCCTGGCCGATGGCCGCGCCGTCGGCACTGGGATGGATATGGACGATGTCGGTGCCCAGGGCCACATGCACGGTGAGCGGCACCCCCAGACGGGCAGCGGTGGCCACCAGGCTCAGGTGGTTGAACGGAAAATCCCGTTCCAGGAGCAGGGCGCCCAGCCCGGCCCCCAGGCCGATGCCGGCGGCCGCCGCCCGCCGGGCGCCTTCGTTGACGATGAGACCGGTCTCCCGGGCCGCCCCGAAGGCGCCGGAGCCGATGACCTCGTCCACCTCCTCCGAGGTGCGGCCCACCATGGCCAGCTCGGAGTCATGGACGATGCCGGCGCCGTTCATGGCCAGGCCGGCCACCAGTCCCCGCTCCATGAGGTCGATGAGCAAAGGCGACAGCCCCACCTTGATGACATGGGCGCCCAGACCGATGACCAGCGGCTTGCCCCGGCGGCAGACATCGGCCAGCCGGCCGGCCAGGACCCGGAAATCGCGGCCCAGCAGGATATCCGGCAGACTGGCCAGAAAGGCGCCCAAGCTGCCGCCCGGGGTCACCGGCCGGGCGAAGGCCTCCACCGAGACCTTGCTGGGCCGCTCCGCAAGCGAGTAGGTGGCTAGCCCGGACAGGTCCAGGGGCGCGACCGGTCCCCGGGCCGGCGGGCGCGGACCTTCTGGTGTCTTCATGCCGGCCGGCCCGCCGCCGGGCCGCAGAAGAGCTCTTCTTCCACCAGCTGGCAGAAGAGATGGCCCAGCCAGGCGTGCGTCTCCTGGATATGGGGGGTCTGGCGGCTGGGCACCACCAGGGCCAGGTCCGCCGCCGCAGCCACGGCACCGCCGTCACCGCCGGCCCAGGCCACGGTGCGCAGCCCCATCCCCCTGGCCACCTGCAGGGCCAGGAGGACGTTGGCCGAGCCGCCGGAGGTGGAGATGGCGATGGCCAGATCCCCGGGCCGGCCCAGGGCCTGGATCTGCTTGGCAAACACCTGCTCGAAGCCGAAATCGTTGCCGATGCTGGTCAGAACCGAGCTGTCGGTGGTGAGGGCCAGGGCGGCCAGAGGCGGCCGGGCCAGGAGGAAGCGGTTGACGAATTCCGCGGCCAGGTGCTGGGCATCAGCAGCGCTGCCGCCGTTGCCCATGAAGAGGATCTTGCCGCCTGCGGCCAGGGTGGCCACCCCCCACTGGACCAGGGTGACGATCCGATCGGCCTGGCCGGCCACCAGCTCTTCTTTGGCAAGGATGGACTTGCGCAGGCTGTCGGTGATACGATCGAGCACGTTCAAGATCCGGGGGCCGCTGGCGTGTTGGCGGTTGCGTCCGGGGCCGGGGCCGCGAGCGCCGGAGAAGATGCCGCCGCGGCTTCGCCCGCGCCGCGGGGAGGAGGATCCCAAAAAGTAGTCGAGCTGCCTTCCCTTGTCAACGGCGCAGCCGGAAGGCCGGGATATTCGACCAGGCGCAACGCCGCATGGGCGAGGCATGCCTCGCCCCTACGGGAGGCGGATCCACGCCCGACGCCGGCACAGGCCGTTGGCCGGACCACTCCGGTGACCGGCGTCGCCCTGCAGTCTGGGCGTCTGTTTGTCGAATATCCGGCCGGAGGCCACGCCACTCGGACTTGACAGCTGCCGCGGCAGCGATAGGCTTGACGACTCCCCATCACCCCTTTCCGGAGACCACCCGCCATGCGTCCGGTCCGCTCCTTTCTCCTCGTTGTCCTCGCCGCCACCACCTCCCTTCTGGCCGGCTGCGGCTACAACACCATCCAGGCCAACGACGAGGCGGTGATCGCCGCCTGGGGGGATGTGGAGGCCGCCTACCAGCGCCGCCTGGACCTCATCCCCAACCTGGTGGAAACGGTCAAGGCGTACGCCAGCCACGAGCAGGAGACGCTGACGGCCATCACCGAGGCCCGGGCCAAGGTCGGGCAGCTGCGCCTGGGGGCCGAAGGCGCCGGCGACCCGGGGGCCTTTGCCTCGTTCCAGGCGGCGCAAGGCCAGCTGACCTCCGCCCTCTCCCGGCTTCTGGTGGTGGTGGAGCGCTACCCGGATCTCAAGGCCAACCAGAGCTTCCGGGACCTGCAGCACCAGCTGGAGGGGACGGAGAACCGCATC contains:
- a CDS encoding SIS domain-containing protein → MVAGQADRIVTLVQWGVATLAAGGKILFMGNGGSAADAQHLAAEFVNRFLLARPPLAALALTTDSSVLTSIGNDFGFEQVFAKQIQALGRPGDLAIAISTSGGSANVLLALQVARGMGLRTVAWAGGDGGAVAAAADLALVVPSRQTPHIQETHAWLGHLFCQLVEEELFCGPAAGRPA
- a CDS encoding LemA family protein, which translates into the protein MRPVRSFLLVVLAATTSLLAGCGYNTIQANDEAVIAAWGDVEAAYQRRLDLIPNLVETVKAYASHEQETLTAITEARAKVGQLRLGAEGAGDPGAFASFQAAQGQLTSALSRLLVVVERYPDLKANQSFRDLQHQLEGTENRINVARTRYNEAVRVFNTSIRSFPNSLTNRLLLNLPRREPFKADEGAAQAPAVKF
- a CDS encoding zinc ribbon domain-containing protein, with product MPLFDFVCNACKKPFETLVLGSERPVCPACGSSDLAKQMSTFAFRSQGPGGEVTSGASKCGGCAGGSCHSCH
- the hemC gene encoding hydroxymethylbilane synthase — encoded protein: MSTRIRIGTRGSLLAWTQSSWVKAQIETRFPDLTVELVKIVTKGDKIQDVPLAMVGGKGLFVKEIEDALVRGEVDLAVHSMKDVPTVLPAELHLGVVTQREDPRDVFVASRCQSLAELPAGARVGTSSLRRRAQLVHLRPDLTVENLRGNLDTRLRKLAEGAFDAVVVAAAGLRRLGMIDRATAFFSPVEMLPAIGQGALGLELRRADDWLLSRLGFLNHEETAVAVRAERAFLARLEGGCQVPIGAHGEVAAGQVTLTGLVAAVDGSRLVKRARTAPAAEAEALGWDLAGEILDAGGREILEAVYGRSMEGA